GTCGACGTCCGCCGTCAGCGGAACCGTTCCGGATCGAACGCGGACAGGTCCGCCTCCGGGTCGACGCCACGAACGAGATCGGCGACGAGCGCGCCGCTGTACGGGCCGAGCGTGAGTCCGGTCGGGCCGTGTCCCGTGGCGAGGTACGCCCCCTCGACGTCGGGGGCCGCCCCGAGGACCGGCAGGCCGTCGCGCGAGACCGGGCGGAGCCCGACCCGCGTCTCGACCGGCTCCGCGTCGGCGAGCCCGTCGGCGACGCGCAGCGCCTCGCCGTACACGTCGTGGAGCCCCGCGACGGTCGCCCGCGGAGCGAATCCGGTGTCGTCCTCCCGCGTCGCGCCGACGGCGACCCGGCCGCCGGGCCACGACACCATGTACTTGTGCCGGAACGGGCTGACGATCGGCCAGTCGGCCGTGTCGGCGTCGACCGCGAGGTGGACGATCTGCCCGCGCTGGGGCTCGACGGGGATCGCAACCCCGAGCGCGTCCGCGAACGTGCCCGACCACGCCCCGCCGGCGATCACGACCGCGTCGAACGCCCGGCGTTCGCCCTCGACGACGACCCCGGCGACCGTCGTGTCGTCCGTTCCCCCGGGTCGGCTCTCGAGCGCGATGTCGGTCACGTCGGCGTGTTCGACCGAGAGCCCGTGTCTCTCCCCGGCGCTCCGCAGCGCGCTCGCGAACGTCCGCCCGTCGACCCGTCCCTGGTCGCGGTACACCATCGCGCGCTCGGCGTCCGACAGCGGCGGGAACAGCTCGCGTGCGCGCTCGACGGATATCTCCTCGAACGTGTCCGGCGACGGCGTTCCGTCCGTCTCGGATCGCCGCTGAGTCCGCCGTTTGGCCGCCTCGAACGCCTCGACCTCGTCGGGGTCGACGGCGACGCTGAGGAGGTCACACGAGTCGTAGCCGTGGTCGGTGACGCCGTCGGCTTCGAGGTCGGCGACGAGGTCCGGGTAGTGCGCCGCCGCCTCGCGGGCGAGGGCGAACCACGCCGCCGAGTCCGTCCGGCTGCTCGTCGCCGGCGCGACGATCCCGGCGCCGGCGTCGGTCGCCCGTCCATCGTCCCGCCGATCGAACAGGACGGTATCGACGCCCTCGCGCGCGAGTCGGTGTGCCGCCGCCGAGCCGACGATGCCGCCGCCGACGACCGCGACCGAGTCCGGGTCGCTCATGGGTCGAGATGTCGGTCGACCCTCCTGAAGCTACGTGCCGGAGCGACGGCTGCCGGATCCGCGTTATCCGATGTCGACCCGGCCGCTCGTCGCCGAGCGCAGCCGGTCGCGGAGGTCGGGCGCGTCGGCGACGGGAACGCGCGCCTCGAACGTCACCTCGGCGTCGTAGTCGGCGTCGAACTCGACGCCCGTCGATTCGAGGATCCCCCGAACCGTCCCGGAGTCGTCGTACGCGACCGTGAGCGCGATGCGCTCGTGGGGTTCCTCCTCGACGACGCCGGCGGCCTCGAGTCCCTCCTTCACCGCGCGGGAGTAGGCCCGCGCGAGACCGCCGACGCCGAGGTTCGTCCCGCCGTAATAGCGCGTGACGACGGCGACGACGTTGCGGACCTCCCCCTGTTCGAGGACGTTCAGCGCCGGCTTTCCGGCGGAGCCGGTCGGCTCGCCGTCGTCGCTCGAATACTCCCGGAGCATCACCTCGCCCGGCGACTTCGACGGTCCGTCGCCCGCGGGGACGCGGTAGGCGGGGACGTTGTGCGTCGCGTCGTCGTACTCCGAGCGCACCTCCTCAATAAACGCCTCCGCCGCCGCGACGGTGTCGGCGGGGGCGAGGTGGCCGATGAACCGCGACCCCTGCACCGTGAACTCCGCGGACGCGCGGTCGCCGACGGTGCGGTACGGGTCGGGGGTCGCCATGGCGGTCGTTGCCGGCGGCGCGTGAAAGGGTTACTCGTCGCTCCTCGCGGCGACCGCGGAGCCGTCGGCGTCGTCGGCCGCGACCCCCGAGCGGTTCGGGTCGGCGACGAACAGCGCGAGGAACGCCGCCGCGCCGACCGCCTGCGCGGCGAACGAGACCAGCGCCACCGGATCGGTCGCGAGATGCGCGAGGATCTCGCCGACCGGGTCGGTCACGTCGTGGCGCGGGACCAGCCCGCCGTGATCGGTGAGGTGCCACCAGGCGTAGCCGGCGGAGTAGGTGAGCAACACCCCGACCGTCAGCGAGTAGAGTCGCCGGTCGTGCGAGCCGCGAACGATGACGGCCGCGACCCCGACGAGCAGCAGCGCCGACGGGACGAACAGGTACGGGCGCGGGTCGCGAAACGACAGCAGCGGGAGGTACACGAGGAGGTCCGGAACACCCTCGATCAGGTGGATCGCCGCCGAGACGAGCGCCGCCTGCACGCCGAGGACGCGCAGGACGCTCGCGGTTCGGTCGTCCATACCACGGTCTCGGCGAGTCGCGCCCAAAGCGCCGTCGGTTCGCCTCGCCGGGTGCGTTCGCGGGGGCGCGGCGCGCCCCCGCCGATCAGAACTCGACGCTGCGGACGTACGGCAGCTCGCGGATCGACACGAGCAGATCGCCCGGCAGCTCCTCGTCGGTGATGAGGTACAGTTTCGGCTCGTCGGCGAACTCGGGGTCGTCCGAGAGCACCTGTCGAAGCGAGAGCCCGGCGTCCGCGAGCATCCCGGTGATCTCGGCGACGATGCCGGCGGCGTCGGGGTCGCCGACCTCGACGGTGAGCACGGTGAGCCCGAGCACCGGCGCCAGGTCCATCAGGCTCGGCACCGAGGTGATGTTGGCGAAGATCCGCCGCAGCTGCTCGTCCTCGCGGATCGCGGTCGTCGTCGCGTCGACGACCCGGCGGTCGACCCCCGCCTCGCGGGCGATCCCGGTGTCGGGGATCTCGATCCCGCCGGAGACGACGCGCCCCTCCTCGTTCACTGAGAACCCGCGCGCGAGCAGGAGCCGCACCACCGCCTGCTGTCCCGGCGACCCCTCGAACTTTCCCAGGATCTCGTCGAACATCCGTGCGCATCGTCGCCCACGTGCGGGCATAACTGTTCGGTGTCGAGCGATCCGCGTCTCGCACCTCACCCTGCTCACGGCTCCCGTTGGTCGCCGTTCGCGTTTCGCGGTCTCATGGTTCGAGGGACGCCCGTGGCGTCCCTCGTCATCACGAGAGACGGCTTTGCCGTCTCTCGAACGACTTCGTTCGACCGCGCACACTCCCCGCTCGGATCGAGGCTTCCCTTCGGTCAGCCTCGCCTTGCTCACGGCTCACTCCGTTCACCGTTCGCTCTCGCGGTCTCATGGTTCGAGGGACGCCCGTGGCGTCCCTCGTCATTACCAGACGCCGGCCGCGTCTGGTCAGCGGCCGGAACGCTCCGCGTTCCGGCAGCATCACGAGAGACGGCTTTGCCGTCTCTCGAACGACTTCGTTCGACCGCGCCCGCCTCGCGGGTCGTTTCACTCCCCGCTCGGATCGAGGTGCTCGCTTCGCTCGCACCTCGCCCTGCTCACGGTTCCCTCCGGTCACCGTTCGCGTTCGTGGCCTCGCTTCGCTCGGCCACGCCCGCAACGCCCTTATCGCCCCCCACCCACGCCCGGAACATGCGCGAACTCGACTGCGACTTCTGTGGGGGGACAGCCGCGGGCGCATACGAGGTCATACCCGCTGAACTCGACCCCTCCCCCGACGAACAGGCGCGCGTCGTCCTCTGTGACTCCTGCCGGGAGACCCTCGACGACGTGCTGACACCGCTGCTCGCACGAC
This genomic stretch from Halobaculum roseum harbors:
- a CDS encoding amino acid-binding protein; this translates as MFDEILGKFEGSPGQQAVVRLLLARGFSVNEEGRVVSGGIEIPDTGIAREAGVDRRVVDATTTAIREDEQLRRIFANITSVPSLMDLAPVLGLTVLTVEVGDPDAAGIVAEITGMLADAGLSLRQVLSDDPEFADEPKLYLITDEELPGDLLVSIRELPYVRSVEF
- a CDS encoding IMPACT family protein gives rise to the protein MATPDPYRTVGDRASAEFTVQGSRFIGHLAPADTVAAAEAFIEEVRSEYDDATHNVPAYRVPAGDGPSKSPGEVMLREYSSDDGEPTGSAGKPALNVLEQGEVRNVVAVVTRYYGGTNLGVGGLARAYSRAVKEGLEAAGVVEEEPHERIALTVAYDDSGTVRGILESTGVEFDADYDAEVTFEARVPVADAPDLRDRLRSATSGRVDIG
- a CDS encoding NAD(P)/FAD-dependent oxidoreductase encodes the protein MSDPDSVAVVGGGIVGSAAAHRLAREGVDTVLFDRRDDGRATDAGAGIVAPATSSRTDSAAWFALAREAAAHYPDLVADLEADGVTDHGYDSCDLLSVAVDPDEVEAFEAAKRRTQRRSETDGTPSPDTFEEISVERARELFPPLSDAERAMVYRDQGRVDGRTFASALRSAGERHGLSVEHADVTDIALESRPGGTDDTTVAGVVVEGERRAFDAVVIAGGAWSGTFADALGVAIPVEPQRGQIVHLAVDADTADWPIVSPFRHKYMVSWPGGRVAVGATREDDTGFAPRATVAGLHDVYGEALRVADGLADAEPVETRVGLRPVSRDGLPVLGAAPDVEGAYLATGHGPTGLTLGPYSGALVADLVRGVDPEADLSAFDPERFR